A genomic stretch from Lysobacter ciconiae includes:
- a CDS encoding ABC-type transport auxiliary lipoprotein family protein yields the protein MNTNTTTSRPRNGRLVPVRTALLLFGCLLLAACSVLGNNTRDRATVYDLDPRVQADPSWPRVDWQLSLAKVNATRVGDSLRIAVRPSANELQIYKGASWARIPTDMLEGAILRTLEDSGRIAAVARQGSGMSAQYRLMLEVRRFESDYDAPAAPPTVVIEVNAKLLHIASQRVVASRTFLQQAPTATTSIEDVVQAFDQALHAVTGEIVGWVLASGSTDAHGRST from the coding sequence ATGAACACGAACACGACCACGTCCCGCCCACGCAACGGCCGGCTTGTCCCTGTGCGTACCGCGCTGCTGTTGTTCGGGTGCCTGTTGCTGGCCGCCTGCTCGGTGCTGGGCAACAACACCCGCGACCGGGCCACGGTGTACGACCTTGACCCGCGGGTGCAGGCGGATCCTTCGTGGCCGCGGGTGGACTGGCAGCTGTCGCTGGCCAAGGTGAACGCAACGCGGGTCGGCGACAGCCTGCGCATCGCCGTGCGTCCGTCAGCCAACGAGTTGCAGATCTACAAGGGCGCCAGTTGGGCGCGAATCCCGACCGACATGCTTGAGGGCGCGATATTGCGCACTTTGGAGGACTCCGGGCGGATCGCCGCGGTCGCGCGCCAGGGCAGCGGGATGAGCGCGCAGTACCGCCTGATGCTGGAAGTGCGGCGCTTCGAATCCGATTACGATGCGCCCGCGGCGCCGCCGACGGTGGTGATCGAGGTCAACGCCAAGCTGCTGCACATTGCCAGCCAGCGCGTGGTCGCGTCGCGTACGTTCCTGCAGCAGGCGCCGACCGCCACTACCTCGATCGAGGACGTGGTGCAGGCGTTCGACCAAGCCCTGCACGCGGTGACCGGCGAGATCGTGGGTTGGGTGCTGGCCAGTGGCAGCACGGATGCCCATGGTCGCTCAACCTAA
- a CDS encoding MlaD family protein, protein METKANYVLIGAFTIVMTLFLLFFALWAAKYSTDKSWQSYRVIFNEPVTGMSEGSSVQYNGISVGTVEKLRLAPDDPRRVIATLKVQASAPVKTDTRAKMSMTGITGSPIIQLTGGDPASPRLVDVDKSETPVIQTEASALQNIADTANRLVARMDQLLSEENVESVARTLANVETLTGAISDQREDLKALITHARASSEKLEATIGNANTAVLSIDRELVSKLPQLVARLDHTLARLDSAAIGADGIVNDNRAAINSFANDGLSQLGPTLSELRGLVRDLRRVSDRLDSNPARYLLGRDSLKEFEPE, encoded by the coding sequence ATGGAAACCAAGGCCAACTATGTCCTGATCGGCGCGTTTACGATCGTCATGACGCTGTTCCTGCTGTTTTTTGCGCTGTGGGCGGCCAAGTACTCGACCGACAAGAGCTGGCAGAGCTATCGCGTGATCTTCAACGAGCCGGTCACGGGCATGAGCGAAGGCAGCAGCGTGCAGTACAACGGCATCTCGGTGGGCACCGTGGAGAAGCTGCGCCTGGCCCCCGATGACCCGCGCCGCGTGATTGCCACGCTCAAGGTCCAGGCCAGCGCGCCGGTGAAGACCGACACGCGCGCCAAGATGTCGATGACCGGCATCACCGGCAGCCCGATCATCCAGCTCACCGGCGGCGACCCGGCCAGCCCGCGGCTGGTGGACGTGGACAAGAGCGAGACGCCGGTCATCCAGACCGAGGCCTCCGCGCTTCAGAACATCGCCGATACCGCCAACCGACTGGTCGCGCGTATGGACCAGTTGTTGAGCGAGGAGAACGTGGAGAGCGTTGCCCGCACGCTGGCCAACGTCGAGACGCTGACGGGCGCGATCTCCGACCAGCGCGAAGACCTCAAGGCGTTGATCACCCATGCGCGCGCATCCAGCGAAAAGCTGGAAGCGACCATCGGCAACGCCAATACCGCCGTGCTGAGCATCGACCGCGAGCTGGTGAGCAAGCTGCCGCAACTGGTTGCGCGGCTGGACCACACGCTGGCCCGCCTCGATTCGGCGGCCATCGGCGCCGACGGCATCGTCAACGACAACCGCGCGGCAATCAACAGTTTCGCCAACGACGGATTGTCCCAGCTTGGCCCGACGCTGAGCGAGCTGCGCGGCCTGGTGCGCGACCTGCGCCGGGTAAGCGACCGCCTGGACAGCAATCCGGCCCGCTACCTGCTCGGCCGCGATTCGCTCAAGGAGTTCGAACCCGAATGA
- a CDS encoding ABC transporter ATP-binding protein, with product MVTAAADPRPIIRVRGLVNRFGAQVVHDGLDLDVMPGEILGVVGGSGTGKSVLMRSILGLRRPNDGSIEVLGVDALSSDSRTRRHIEQNTGVLFQDGALFSSLTVGENVEVPLKEYCPDLSDSLRYELALLKVKLSGLPGDALEKFPSELSGGMRKRAGVARALALDPPLLFLDEPTAGLDPIGAAAFDRLIRTLQQALGLTVFLITHDLDTLYAICDRIAVLADGKVVACAPIEEIEQCEHPWVREYFHGPRARAAQDAGSAARPLNEVVP from the coding sequence CTGGTGACGGCCGCCGCGGATCCCCGCCCGATCATTCGCGTGCGTGGGCTGGTCAACCGCTTCGGTGCGCAGGTGGTACACGACGGGCTCGACCTGGACGTGATGCCCGGAGAGATCCTCGGCGTCGTCGGCGGCTCGGGCACCGGCAAGTCCGTCCTGATGCGCTCCATCCTTGGCCTGCGCCGTCCCAACGATGGCAGCATCGAGGTGTTGGGCGTGGACGCGCTCAGCAGCGACAGCAGGACGCGCAGGCATATCGAGCAGAACACCGGCGTGTTGTTCCAGGACGGTGCGTTGTTCTCCTCGCTGACGGTGGGCGAGAACGTCGAGGTGCCGCTGAAGGAGTACTGCCCCGACCTGTCAGACTCGCTGCGCTACGAGCTGGCCTTGCTCAAGGTGAAACTGTCTGGACTGCCAGGCGATGCGCTGGAGAAGTTTCCGTCCGAGCTGTCGGGCGGCATGCGCAAGCGTGCCGGCGTCGCGCGTGCGCTGGCGCTGGATCCGCCTTTGCTGTTCCTCGACGAACCCACCGCCGGCCTGGATCCGATCGGCGCGGCCGCCTTCGATCGCCTGATCCGCACCCTGCAGCAGGCGCTCGGGCTCACCGTGTTCCTCATCACTCACGACCTCGACACCCTTTACGCTATATGTGACCGGATTGCCGTGCTGGCAGACGGCAAGGTCGTGGCCTGCGCCCCGATCGAGGAAATCGAACAATGCGAGCACCCGTGGGTGCGTGAGTACTTCCACGGCCCCCGGGCCCGCGCCGCGCAGGATGCCGGCTCGGCCGCCCGCCCGCTCAACGAGGTCGTCCCCTGA
- a CDS encoding ABC transporter permease: MSASDPSPPSFAPDDRDAGRQVLAGQWTIEQAQAVGDQLASMPEDTRALDATGVDRLDSLGVLQLLRFARERGVDFQAFEFHPDHRALVAVIDDVTDERLPRPREFGVREALARLGRAVAGNWREARALLGFFGEVLVKMLRLVRDPRRFRPTATVFHMEQVGLDAVPLVALLCFLVGAVVAFLGANVLRDFGATIFVVELVSIAFLREFGVLLTAIILAGRTASAFTAQIGAMVGREEVDAMRTLGLDPVDLLVIPRVLALLVTLPLLTFVAMMAGLLGGLTVGAFNLDIPPQQYLARMQDTMSLKHLWVGLGKAPVFALVISLIGCLEGLQVKGTAQSLGERTTSSVVQSISLVIVLDAFFAIWLMEMGW, encoded by the coding sequence ATGAGTGCATCCGACCCTTCGCCACCGAGCTTCGCCCCCGATGACCGCGACGCCGGTCGCCAGGTGCTCGCCGGCCAGTGGACGATCGAGCAGGCGCAGGCGGTCGGCGATCAATTGGCATCCATGCCCGAGGACACTCGCGCGCTGGATGCCACTGGCGTGGACCGGCTCGATTCGCTGGGGGTGCTGCAGTTGCTGCGCTTCGCACGCGAGCGTGGGGTCGACTTCCAGGCGTTTGAATTCCATCCCGACCACCGCGCGCTCGTTGCAGTCATCGACGACGTCACCGATGAGCGGTTGCCACGTCCGCGCGAGTTCGGCGTGCGCGAGGCGCTGGCACGGCTGGGCCGGGCCGTGGCCGGCAATTGGCGAGAGGCGCGCGCGCTGCTGGGGTTTTTCGGCGAGGTGCTGGTCAAGATGCTGCGGCTGGTCCGCGACCCCAGGCGGTTCCGTCCCACCGCCACCGTCTTCCACATGGAGCAGGTGGGACTGGACGCGGTGCCACTGGTGGCGCTGCTGTGTTTCCTGGTCGGCGCGGTGGTCGCGTTTCTCGGCGCGAACGTGCTGCGTGACTTCGGCGCCACGATCTTTGTGGTCGAGCTGGTGAGCATCGCGTTCCTGCGCGAGTTCGGCGTGTTGCTGACCGCGATCATCCTGGCCGGCCGAACCGCCAGTGCGTTCACCGCCCAGATCGGCGCCATGGTCGGCCGCGAGGAGGTCGACGCCATGCGCACCCTGGGACTGGATCCGGTCGACCTGCTGGTGATTCCGCGGGTCCTCGCGCTGCTGGTCACCCTGCCGCTGCTGACCTTTGTGGCGATGATGGCGGGCTTGCTGGGCGGGCTGACGGTCGGTGCGTTCAATCTGGACATTCCGCCGCAGCAATACCTGGCGCGGATGCAGGACACGATGTCGCTGAAGCACCTGTGGGTCGGGCTGGGCAAGGCGCCGGTGTTTGCGCTGGTCATCAGCCTGATCGGCTGCCTGGAAGGCCTGCAGGTGAAGGGCACCGCGCAATCGCTGGGCGAGCGCACCACCTCCAGCGTCGTGCAGTCGATCTCGCTGGTGATCGTGCTGGACGCGTTCTTTGCGATCTGGCTGATGGAGATGGGCTGGTGA
- a CDS encoding threonine/serine exporter family protein — MISTSSHATATIPLSNASYPDRIAFMVELAERLHLYGTTAQRLEGALLSVADRLRVECEPWVSPTALIMSFSDPQQLPGHSDITRVIRLPPGDTDLQRLVETDRIAEAVIAGEMGLAAAFEALSELDTPPSRWAQALQVMAFGLVAAAVGGLLRLPWLDIAVAGFNGVLIGVLTLLGASRPRLREASDALLAMVATLVVVLVATFVAPLNQNTVIIASLIVLLPGLSLTNAMNELTSQHLVSGTARAAGALSTVLKLTLGTVIALYMAHLVGLEPAVRALRPQPPWVEWPALAAASLAFAVLFRAHVRDYPLVMISAATGYLISRYGGLAWGSPVGIFLAALVLTVAGNGYARWFDRPGALVRVPGIILLLPGSVSLRGMMDLVQRQDVGVGQDALMAVVNILLAVIAGLLFGNLLLPTRRNL, encoded by the coding sequence ATGATCAGTACGTCTTCGCACGCCACCGCCACCATCCCGCTGAGCAACGCCAGCTATCCGGACCGCATCGCCTTCATGGTCGAGCTCGCCGAGCGCCTGCATCTGTACGGCACCACCGCCCAGCGCCTGGAAGGCGCGTTGCTCTCAGTCGCCGATCGCCTGCGCGTCGAGTGCGAGCCCTGGGTCAGCCCGACGGCCCTGATCATGTCCTTCAGCGATCCGCAGCAGCTGCCGGGGCACAGCGACATCACCCGCGTGATCCGCCTGCCTCCGGGAGACACCGACCTGCAGCGCCTGGTCGAGACGGACCGCATCGCCGAGGCGGTCATTGCCGGCGAGATGGGATTGGCGGCCGCCTTCGAGGCGCTGAGCGAGTTGGACACGCCGCCCTCGCGCTGGGCCCAGGCCCTGCAGGTCATGGCTTTCGGCCTCGTGGCAGCGGCGGTGGGTGGACTGCTGCGCCTGCCCTGGCTGGATATCGCGGTGGCCGGATTCAACGGCGTGCTGATCGGTGTCCTGACCCTGCTGGGGGCGTCCCGACCGCGTTTGCGCGAAGCCTCCGACGCGCTGCTGGCGATGGTCGCCACGCTGGTGGTCGTGCTGGTGGCGACCTTCGTCGCGCCGCTCAACCAGAACACGGTGATCATCGCTTCGCTGATCGTGTTGCTGCCGGGTCTCTCGCTGACCAACGCCATGAACGAGTTGACCAGCCAGCACCTGGTGTCCGGCACGGCGCGCGCGGCCGGAGCGCTATCGACCGTGCTCAAGTTGACGCTGGGGACGGTCATTGCACTCTACATGGCGCACCTGGTCGGTCTGGAGCCCGCCGTGCGCGCACTGCGACCCCAGCCACCATGGGTGGAATGGCCGGCACTGGCGGCCGCGTCACTGGCTTTTGCGGTGCTGTTCCGGGCGCACGTGCGCGATTACCCGCTGGTGATGATTTCCGCCGCGACGGGTTATCTGATCTCGCGCTATGGAGGGCTGGCCTGGGGCAGCCCGGTCGGAATCTTCCTGGCCGCGCTGGTATTGACGGTGGCGGGAAACGGGTATGCGCGTTGGTTTGACCGCCCCGGCGCGCTGGTCCGGGTGCCGGGAATCATCCTTCTGTTGCCGGGCAGCGTCAGCCTGCGCGGAATGATGGACTTGGTCCAGCGTCAGGACGTGGGTGTGGGACAGGATGCGCTGATGGCGGTGGTAAACATCCTGTTGGCGGTCATCGCCGGGTTGTTGTTTGGCAACCTGCTGCTGCCAACCCGCAGGAACCTGTAG
- a CDS encoding H-NS histone family protein — protein MSVDIESLSAKELTALINEAKKRKTTLSKRKPITQARKRVMQAAKSEGYTIAELFGAGGAAAAEPRARASAPRKARKTTGKVAPKYRNPENANETWTGRGRQPRWLTAFTDAGRNRDEFLINPEA, from the coding sequence ATGTCAGTCGATATTGAATCCCTGTCAGCGAAAGAACTCACCGCGCTGATCAACGAGGCGAAGAAGCGCAAAACCACGCTGAGCAAGCGCAAGCCCATTACCCAGGCGCGCAAGCGTGTGATGCAGGCGGCGAAGAGCGAGGGCTATACGATTGCCGAGCTGTTCGGCGCAGGCGGTGCCGCGGCGGCTGAACCACGTGCCCGCGCCAGTGCGCCGCGTAAAGCGCGCAAGACCACCGGCAAGGTCGCGCCAAAGTACCGCAATCCCGAAAACGCCAACGAGACCTGGACCGGCCGCGGCCGCCAGCCACGCTGGTTGACCGCCTTCACCGATGCCGGCCGCAACCGCGACGAGTTCCTGATCAACCCCGAGGCTTGA
- a CDS encoding proline--tRNA ligase, which yields MRLSQFHLHTSKEVPAEAEIISHKLMLKAGMIRKLASGLYTWTPLGLRVLRKVERVVREEMDAAGAIEMLMPAVQPRELWEETGRWEKFGGQLLKIQDRKEAWYCYGPTHEEVITDFARQELASYKQLPACFYQIQTKFRDEIRPRFGVMRAREFLMKDAYSFHLDDADLDRQYEVMHEAYNRIFTRLGLEFRAVFADTGAIGGSASHEFHVLAASGEDAIAFSDASGYAANVELAEALAPGSRAAAGENMTRVETPYQRTCEAVAELLKVGLERTVKSVAVIGEQGFVLALVRGDHQINEIKLAKLPGLADYRMATEVEILENLGTEPGFIGPVKPLKRVHVIADRSVAAMTDFVLGANEKGFHLAGVNWGRDLPEPDAVADIRNVVAGDPSPDGSGRLQIARGIEVGHIFQLGRTYAAAMDCTVQDANGKAVTPTMGCYGVGVSRIVAAAIEQNHDANGIVWPEAMAPWQVVICIINPKKDPAVVVAAEALHRQLLGMGIEAAMDDRGLRPGAMFADMELIGIPHRIVVSERGIVAGTFEYRHRLAEASENIGLEALLMRIGASA from the coding sequence ATGCGCCTCTCGCAATTCCATCTCCACACCAGCAAGGAAGTCCCCGCCGAGGCGGAAATCATCAGCCACAAGCTGATGCTCAAGGCCGGGATGATCCGCAAGCTGGCCTCCGGCCTGTACACCTGGACGCCGCTGGGCCTGCGCGTGCTGCGCAAGGTCGAGCGCGTGGTCCGCGAGGAGATGGACGCCGCCGGTGCGATCGAGATGCTGATGCCCGCCGTGCAGCCGCGTGAGCTGTGGGAGGAAACCGGGCGCTGGGAAAAATTTGGCGGCCAGTTACTGAAGATCCAGGACCGCAAGGAAGCCTGGTACTGCTATGGCCCGACCCACGAGGAAGTCATTACCGATTTCGCGCGCCAGGAGTTGGCCAGCTACAAACAGCTGCCCGCGTGTTTCTACCAGATCCAGACCAAATTCCGCGATGAGATCCGGCCGCGTTTCGGCGTCATGCGCGCGCGCGAGTTCCTGATGAAGGACGCCTACTCCTTTCATCTCGATGACGCCGACCTGGACCGCCAGTACGAGGTGATGCACGAGGCATACAACCGCATATTCACCCGACTGGGGTTGGAGTTCCGCGCGGTGTTTGCCGATACCGGCGCGATCGGCGGCAGCGCCTCGCACGAGTTCCATGTGCTCGCCGCATCCGGTGAGGATGCGATCGCGTTCTCCGATGCCTCCGGTTATGCCGCCAATGTCGAGCTGGCCGAAGCGCTGGCGCCGGGTTCGCGTGCGGCCGCCGGCGAGAACATGACCCGGGTGGAAACCCCGTATCAGCGCACCTGCGAGGCAGTGGCGGAACTGCTGAAAGTCGGACTGGAGCGCACCGTGAAGTCCGTTGCCGTGATCGGGGAGCAGGGCTTCGTTCTCGCGCTCGTGCGCGGCGACCACCAGATCAACGAGATCAAGCTGGCCAAGCTTCCCGGACTGGCCGACTACCGGATGGCGACGGAGGTCGAGATTCTCGAGAACCTCGGCACGGAGCCTGGCTTCATTGGCCCGGTGAAGCCGCTCAAACGGGTGCACGTCATCGCCGACCGCAGCGTGGCGGCAATGACCGACTTCGTCCTTGGCGCCAATGAAAAGGGGTTTCATCTGGCCGGGGTCAATTGGGGCCGCGACCTCCCGGAACCCGATGCGGTGGCCGATATCCGAAATGTGGTCGCTGGCGACCCGTCGCCCGACGGCAGTGGCAGACTGCAGATTGCCCGGGGTATCGAGGTGGGCCACATCTTCCAACTCGGCCGCACATATGCCGCGGCCATGGATTGCACGGTGCAGGACGCCAATGGCAAGGCCGTGACGCCGACCATGGGCTGTTACGGGGTGGGCGTGTCGCGCATCGTCGCCGCCGCGATCGAGCAGAACCACGACGCCAACGGGATCGTCTGGCCCGAGGCGATGGCGCCGTGGCAGGTGGTGATCTGCATCATCAATCCGAAAAAAGACCCGGCGGTGGTGGTCGCGGCTGAAGCGCTGCACCGTCAATTGCTTGGAATGGGCATCGAAGCGGCAATGGATGATCGCGGTTTGCGTCCCGGGGCGATGTTCGCCGATATGGAGCTGATTGGCATTCCGCACCGGATCGTGGTTTCCGAGCGCGGCATTGTCGCCGGTACCTTCGAATACCGGCATCGACTGGCCGAGGCGTCCGAAAATATCGGGCTGGAGGCGTTGCTGATGCGGATCGGTGCCAGTGCTTGA
- a CDS encoding mannose-1-phosphate guanylyltransferase/mannose-6-phosphate isomerase, translating into MLHPVVLSGGSGTRLWPLSRQNQPKQFLTLIGERSLYQETVLRASRLPGVQAPITVCSQLHRFMVGEQLQAVAMGNGGIVLEPVARNTAPAIALAAMQALRSDPDATLLVMPADHLIEDEAAFRDAVGRALSLAEQAWLVAFGITPDYAETGYGYIRQGDALGADGYRIDRFVEKPDLETAQEYLDAGGYAWNSGMFLFSAQGYLDELARHAPAIVGAVERAWGKASSDLDFIRIDETAFAASPSDSIDYAVMEKTDRAAVVPVSCGWSDIGSWSSLWSVAEHDADGNRQEGDVISVDTTGSLVKASERRLIATIGVEDLIIIDTPDATLVARKDRVQDVKLVVDRLKAAGRSEHLFHRKVYRPWGSYDSIGVGERFQVKRIVVKPGAALSLQKHRHRAEHWVVVSGTAEVTCGERVFDLNENESTFIPLGSVHRLRNRGTEPVELIEVQSGSYLGEDDIVRLEDVYGRS; encoded by the coding sequence ATGCTACATCCGGTCGTTCTCAGCGGCGGCAGTGGTACCCGCCTGTGGCCGCTGTCGCGGCAGAACCAGCCCAAGCAGTTCCTGACCCTGATCGGCGAGCGCTCGCTGTACCAGGAGACGGTCCTGCGCGCTAGCCGCTTGCCCGGTGTGCAAGCGCCGATAACGGTCTGCAGCCAGCTGCACCGGTTCATGGTCGGCGAGCAGTTGCAGGCAGTCGCGATGGGCAATGGCGGCATTGTCCTGGAGCCGGTGGCACGTAATACCGCGCCGGCGATCGCGCTGGCGGCGATGCAGGCGCTGCGCTCGGACCCGGATGCCACCTTGCTGGTGATGCCGGCCGATCACCTGATCGAGGACGAGGCGGCGTTTCGCGACGCCGTCGGCCGCGCGCTGTCTTTGGCCGAACAGGCCTGGCTGGTCGCCTTCGGTATCACGCCGGACTACGCGGAAACCGGTTACGGCTACATCCGTCAGGGTGACGCGCTGGGGGCCGACGGCTATCGCATCGACCGGTTCGTGGAAAAGCCCGATCTGGAAACCGCGCAGGAGTATCTGGACGCCGGCGGCTACGCCTGGAACTCGGGAATGTTCCTGTTCAGTGCCCAAGGCTATCTGGACGAGCTTGCGCGGCATGCTCCAGCGATCGTCGGTGCAGTCGAGCGTGCGTGGGGGAAGGCCTCCAGCGACCTGGATTTCATCCGGATCGACGAGACCGCCTTCGCGGCCAGTCCCAGTGACTCCATCGACTACGCGGTCATGGAGAAAACCGATCGCGCCGCCGTTGTACCGGTCAGTTGCGGCTGGAGCGACATCGGCTCGTGGTCGTCGTTGTGGTCGGTCGCCGAGCACGACGCCGACGGCAACCGTCAGGAAGGCGACGTGATCTCGGTGGATACCACTGGCAGTCTGGTGAAGGCCTCCGAACGTCGCCTGATTGCAACCATCGGCGTCGAGGATCTCATCATCATCGATACGCCGGACGCCACGCTGGTGGCGCGCAAGGACCGGGTCCAGGACGTGAAACTCGTGGTCGACCGGCTCAAAGCGGCCGGGCGCAGCGAGCACCTGTTCCATCGCAAGGTCTATCGGCCGTGGGGCAGCTACGACTCCATCGGCGTGGGCGAGCGTTTCCAGGTCAAGCGCATCGTGGTCAAGCCCGGCGCGGCGCTGAGCCTGCAGAAACACCGGCACCGCGCGGAGCACTGGGTGGTGGTGTCGGGCACCGCCGAGGTGACCTGCGGCGAGCGCGTGTTCGACCTGAACGAAAACGAGAGCACCTTCATTCCGCTGGGCAGCGTGCACCGGCTGCGCAATCGCGGCACCGAGCCGGTCGAGTTGATCGAGGTGCAGTCGGGCAGTTACCTGGGCGAAGACGACATCGTCCGCCTGGAGGACGTGTACGGCCGGTCCTGA
- a CDS encoding electron transfer flavoprotein subunit beta/FixA family protein → MKILVGYKRVVDYNVRVQVKPDGSGVVTDGVKLSANPFDEIALEEALRLRDKGIATEVVVATIAPANAQAHLRNGLAMGANRALHVVIEDGQDIQPLTAARVFLKLIEKEQPDLVILGKQAIDDDANQTGQMLATIWNRPQATFASKLEIAVGKATVTREVDAGLETLEVDLPAVVTTDLRLNEPRFIKLPDIMKAKSKPMETIAFAELGVESGNLLKTTRYAPPAKRSKGVMVKDAAELVAALKSKGLL, encoded by the coding sequence ATGAAAATCCTGGTTGGTTACAAGCGCGTCGTGGACTACAACGTCCGCGTGCAAGTGAAGCCGGACGGCTCCGGCGTGGTGACGGACGGCGTGAAGCTGTCGGCCAACCCGTTCGATGAAATCGCGTTGGAAGAGGCGCTGCGCCTGCGCGACAAGGGCATCGCCACCGAGGTGGTGGTCGCCACCATCGCACCCGCCAACGCCCAGGCGCACCTGCGCAACGGCTTGGCGATGGGCGCCAATCGCGCGCTGCACGTGGTGATCGAGGACGGCCAGGACATCCAGCCGCTGACCGCCGCGCGAGTCTTCCTCAAGCTGATCGAGAAGGAGCAGCCCGACCTGGTGATCCTGGGCAAGCAGGCCATCGACGATGACGCCAACCAGACCGGCCAGATGCTGGCGACGATCTGGAACCGCCCACAGGCGACCTTCGCGTCGAAGCTGGAGATTGCCGTCGGCAAGGCCACGGTGACCCGCGAGGTCGATGCCGGCCTTGAGACCCTGGAAGTGGACCTGCCCGCCGTGGTGACCACCGACCTGCGCCTGAATGAGCCGCGCTTCATCAAGCTGCCCGACATCATGAAGGCCAAGAGCAAGCCGATGGAGACCATCGCGTTTGCCGAGTTGGGGGTCGAGTCCGGCAACCTGCTCAAAACGACCCGCTACGCGCCGCCCGCCAAGCGCAGCAAGGGCGTCATGGTCAAGGATGCGGCCGAACTGGTCGCCGCACTCAAGTCGAAGGGGTTGCTGTAA
- a CDS encoding electron transfer flavoprotein subunit alpha/FixB family protein — MSKVLIIAEHHEGVLNSATAKCVTAAQALSPDAIDVVVLADLPDEVAKQASTIAGVTRVLTVANAANAQAIAQNLAPQIAKLAEGYTHVFGPSTTFGKDVMPCVAALLGVAQVSDVMEVESSHVFKRPIYAGNAIITVEAPAADTVVATIRTASWSEAAQGGDAPVEAVSVEASLPEHTRFIGLAGASSDRPDLQSAKRVVSGGRGVGSKENFKIVYEFADKLGAAVGASRAAVDAGYCPNEMQVGQTGKIISPELYVAIGISGAIQHLTGIKDAGTIVAINKDGDAPIFEVADIGLVGDLFTILPELEAAL, encoded by the coding sequence ATGAGCAAGGTACTGATCATCGCGGAGCATCACGAGGGCGTGCTCAATTCGGCCACCGCCAAATGCGTTACCGCCGCGCAGGCGCTGTCGCCGGACGCCATCGACGTCGTCGTGCTGGCCGATTTGCCGGACGAGGTCGCTAAACAGGCGTCCACCATCGCCGGCGTCACCCGTGTTCTGACCGTGGCCAATGCCGCCAACGCGCAAGCCATCGCGCAGAACCTGGCGCCGCAGATCGCCAAACTGGCTGAGGGCTACACCCATGTGTTTGGCCCCTCAACCACCTTTGGCAAGGACGTGATGCCCTGCGTGGCCGCGCTGCTCGGCGTGGCCCAGGTGTCGGACGTGATGGAAGTCGAGTCCAGCCATGTCTTCAAGCGCCCAATCTATGCCGGCAACGCGATCATCACCGTGGAGGCGCCCGCCGCCGACACCGTGGTGGCGACCATCCGCACCGCGTCCTGGTCGGAAGCCGCCCAAGGCGGCGACGCGCCGGTGGAAGCCGTGTCGGTGGAAGCCTCGCTGCCCGAGCACACCCGCTTCATCGGCTTGGCGGGCGCGAGCTCGGACCGTCCCGATCTGCAGAGCGCCAAACGCGTGGTGTCGGGCGGACGCGGCGTGGGCTCCAAAGAGAACTTCAAGATCGTCTATGAATTCGCCGACAAGCTCGGTGCCGCGGTCGGCGCCTCGCGCGCAGCGGTGGATGCCGGCTACTGCCCCAACGAGATGCAGGTCGGCCAGACCGGCAAGATCATCTCGCCGGAGCTCTACGTCGCCATCGGCATCTCCGGCGCGATCCAGCACCTGACCGGCATCAAGGATGCGGGCACGATCGTGGCGATCAACAAGGACGGCGACGCGCCGATCTTCGAAGTTGCGGATATCGGGTTGGTGGGGGATTTGTTTACGATTTTGCCGGAGTTGGAAGCGGCGTTGTAG